The genomic DNA aaaaaaatattggaatCCAAACGCCTAGATCGCTAGGTGTGCACACACGCGCGACGTTTGTTCCGCAACAAACCCCCCGGATTGAATTTAGGGTGCTTATATTGAATCTAAGCACCCTAGGTCCCCACAGTCACACAACAAGTCCACAGTatagtaattatatatatatatatatatatatacacacgaaAATATTACTCTACGGCACACATCTGTGCGGATCAgttcggtggatcgatccactgatcgattcagctccgctggatcgatccagcaggcgcGAGAAGACGAAgtagggctggatcgatcagtggatcaattcaacCCCGCTTGCTGGTCTTCTTGCGtgcgatggatcgatccagcaggggcTAGATCGATTCAACCCTTGTCTTCTCACACCCGTCTCGCAATCGTAAACAATTTCGGCTGCAATCCAGCCCAAACAGCTGTCGGAATcccttgggttcaccttccccTCCGGTTACAGTAAAGTTCGGGGGCAGGCGGTCGGAGGCCGCCGACGGTGAAAGGGTGCGATTGGCATGACGGGCGCGAGAAGACAAGCGGGGttgaatcaatccactgatcgattcaatcccGTTGGATCAATCCAACAAGCACAAGAAGACGAAGCGGAcagggctgaatcgatcagtggatcgattcagccccgttggatcgatcaatggaacGATCTAGTACTAATTTTGATGTGCGCTGTACCAAATCGCACAGAGCGTGTCACAAGGtagcttctctctctctctctgtgtatatatatatatatatatatatatatatatatatatatatatatatatatatatatatatcctaaaaTAACGGGTTAACTTGGGCATGAGGTCGATACATTTCAACATGGCCGGCCCAtttatttgttttccttttttcaGGGAATCTGCCCCGTTTATTTACGCAAAAACTTACCTAATTATTATTTGCATTACCTAAAATACCCATAGAGTGCCGATAGATCCTTTATAAAACTAAACCCTAGCGACACAGTCCGCTTCCCCACTACTTTCCATTTCGATCTCCTTCTCCCTTTTCGATCTCGCCGGAGCAATGTCGTCCGCTGCAGATGCGTCACCGGAGAATCTCAAACACGCCGTCTGGGCTCAGATCCGTATTGCGGACAATCGCGACGTGCCCAACGTCTGCCGGCTCATCAGGCAGATGGCGGAGTTCGAGCGGTTGACCCATCTCTTCTCAGCCACCGAGGCCTCCCTCTCGGCCACCCTCTTCCCCTCTCCCGCACCTCCCCCCTTCCGCTCCTTCACCGTCCTCATCCTCGAGCTCTCCCCTACCCCGTTCCCTACCTCCGACGCCGACGCAGGTTTCTCCCCGATCGTGCGCCAGCTCCATCCGGACGCGCCGGCGGAGGATGCTGAGGCTGGGGAGTTCGCGTCTCCTCGTGGTGGGGGAGCGGTGGTTGTGGGATTCGTTCTGTGCTTCCCCAACTACTCGTCGTTCCTAGCGAAGCCGGGGCTGTATGTGGAGGACATTTTCGTGCGGGCGGCATGGCGACGGAGGGGCCTGGGGCGGATGATGCTGGCGGCGGTGGCGCGGCAGGCTGCACTGCTGGGGATGGGGAGGGTGGAGTGGTGCGTGCTCGACTGGAACGTTAACGCAATCAAGTTCTACGAGGAGATGGGCGCCGAGGTGTTACCGATGTGGAGGATCTGCCGGCTCGCCGGACCGGCATTGCAGGCTTATCGTCTTCAATTGCATGACAAGGAAGGTGAAGCTGTGGCCAAAGAGGAGTAgccattttttctcttttctatgACAATAAGAGATTTAGTTTGTTGGCTATGTACGGCCTTTCTTTTATCAATTCAagaaaaaaggtttttaaataaggACCTGAAATTTACTTGCGTGTGGTAGGGTTTTTGAGTAATCTCAAAGTTGAATCGTATACTTTAATTTTAGCagagattaatttttttattagattTTCATTGCTAAGTGTAGGTAGCATTGTTTGTTGGTTGTTCACGcggttttcaaaatcaaaacacaTATAAaacgagaaaaaaaaaaatcagctctCCTTTGTAAAAACAGAGAGTGAACGATACTCTTTTCTTTTGTACGCTTTTATTTGtaaatagaagagatattgtGATAATTCGATGGGCATGATTCACTATTAATTATCCTCgaaaaactataaaaattattGTCTTTTGACTGTGAGACATTTCCGTTACTGTAAGTTTGGTTGTTAATTATCTCAAAAACAGTAAGTTTTCATTGTTGATTAACTTggattaaaaggtttaaaataatGCTAACCTTTACAGTGCAAGATAGATACTTTGATGAAATTTTACTTGCAATGTTTAGTACTTGAACAACCAAAGTTATGTTATATAATGAACACTTATTTGAAACAATGAAAAGAGTTGTTGTCCGTCACTCCAAATTTTAGATGTTATCTACAAAAGATAAAATCTGTCATCCTGACAGTCCTTTACGATTATCTCACATCATTAAaaaagaataaattaaaaaatcaaaattagtcATCACATGAAAGGTAATTTTTTTGGTTTTTATTAGGATTCAATGCGTGCTCAATTTTACAAATTTGTTATGCTAATAACTAAATTTAAGATGTTGTCGATAAGATGTGTAATTATAGTTGAAATATcggatacatatatatatatatatatatatatatatatatatatatatatatatatatatatataagggccAAAAGGACATTTAGAGTCGTGTGAGGATGAATTtagatattcaaaatttgaatctgaATCAGCAGAAAGTTGAAGAATATCTTAGAAAGCTCATGATTAAAGAATTAATTCATAAGTTTAAGATTTGAGTGACAAGAGATGATCAAGATGTATTTAAAGGTCTGATATTTGAATGACCAGGGGGAAGGCCAAACATTCAGATTTGAGTCAATAGAGACTCaggatattaaataaaaaatatggaTCAACACAAGATAAAAATAAACCTCAAGTATTTATAGAATATGTTGTGCTTCATAGTTTAGTTGAATATGTTGTGCTTAATAGTTTGATTGTTTATATCTTAAATACAAACTTTTCAACAATTTTTTTTCActtcttaaaatttatttattttatttttattaaatttttagatgCGGATATCAAACAAAATGGATAAATCAAATTTTGAGTTGAAATTCATTCATTTGGTAGGTCTGATAATTAGAATCACGATCGTTTGAATCGagattgatttaatttgttttgaACAATTTGTAATCAAACCAACTTTTtagtggaaaaaaaaaatctaattcaatTAGGTTGAAACCAATTAGAGAAttttttaaggaattaaaaattAGTTTCCCCCCTTTTCTTTCTCACTCCCGAATTAGTAAGGAAAAAcagagagatttttatttttttcaaaaaaaaatattagttccATCGTCTTCTCACATGAGCACACATCTCTCTTTCTtcacttctttctttctttcactTCTTTCTTGTATAGAGTCATAAAAGTCCCttcggatgagtctagtggctagcgcatgagataTTATCACAATgaagtctggggttcgaatctcggcaaagtcgaggtaaatacctcccttatgtgtttGTCACTATTCTAAAGGCCCTGGGACGAGTTGGTGGGGGCACTGGGAGtaagcgtattcgtcttttgccacaattGTATGACGTCATGAGATCTAGGGATCATCCTCGCTAGACGGACAGTTGTTAATATATAATGGTATTATCATCATATAGGAGTTAAATCCTAACTAGTAGTTAAGTGTCTGTCATCCTCATGTGCTATTTAACTGTCCAACACTAGTAGTCATCTGTGGTTTATCTTTTCTATGTTTACTTAAAAGCAAACTAAAAGTAGTGCTGAAAACGAACGAATCATCTTTTTACCACTTGTACCATGCCATCCTAACATCATTTCTTCCTCCCAATCTCTATAAGTTTGAATCAACTTTCGAgcgttgttattttaaaaattcattttttaaaaatattaatgatTTGGATAATtcgattaaactaaataaatggATATTACATCAGAACGGATCATATGACCGTGTTATGTCGCATGGAGACAAGGTCGTATCGTGTGATtaactatttaaaatttaattaattcgatAAAACTAATTAATTGATATTGTATCAATTTGACTTATTCGATTTTTATTGAAATATTCAATCGGGTTGGTTAGATAAAAAAATGGTGCGGTTTAAAACCAATTCTTAACACTACCTATTAACCACTTACCACCGTGGGTTCCGCTCGATTCCTCCCCCCACCACCAGTGCAAATCTTCTGTCATGAAAATCTCTCTGTCCCTCTGTCCCATGTAGATAACGACAAGGTTAAATAGTGTTTCTCGTGAGAAACACGTGACGCCGCAGACGAAAGTGGCTTGTGGGCGAAAACCTCTTCTGCAAGAAACAATTTCGCGATGAAGGCCCTCTCTGTGCCCTAACCCTTTCTCCTTCCCACAGTCGACGGTCCGAAGGCCCACCAACGCGAAATCCCGTCGTCTTCCAACTGTCAACGGCAACAGGCAACACCATCGAGGCGACTCAAtattgatccttggggacccattATTAAcctagtccaacttgattgaccaagttagacttgggggctcatgcttggactatgtttctatttgatctatttacAATTGACAAATacgatttaaatttatgtttacgtttaaatccaagtccggatttattgtaaacagctctttgttttccaagaatcagatcaagattcttggaacccaacgtgaaCTGTTCCAATGTGtttttaagttctttaacttgagttttcatattgaaattttcttcctcaagttgttggacttgagttgagattTCAGTCTGAATAAGGTCAGTTAAGGATTCGaagttagttacttctttaagggttgttacctcctttagaagtgatttgatccgaacgttagatttagctaatttacgcATAAGATAATTGACTAGATTATGCAACCGAGAAATACTTACAtcggggttaggcccttcggaaatggatacggatccgtggcttctctctgaTTCTGCTTCCGATTTGTTCTCGCTTTCGGATTCGTTGATTTTGTCCCAGACCGTCAGTGCAAGGAAGCTCGTCTATTCGAGCTCTTCATCGGACTCTTCTGATGAGAActcatcccaagttgccttcagagctttcttctttctttgcttctttgcatccttttgattcggacagttggctttgatatgtcccttttggttgcagtcgtagcaggttacttcgaacttcacctttgaacttggttgaacctccttggattggatcaccttcttgatgtccttcttgttgaagtccttctttttgtagagctttctTACCAAGTTGACAAGTTCGGCTATGATTTCGTTATCATCATCGTCTGAGTCCAATTCTTCTTCTTACTATGATTTAGTTCTGCGTCTTGCTTTTGGTTCACGcactctgcttgtacctgcaatcaaagttaTACCCTTCTCGAACGATTGAGCATTaacttgttcatgtaattcaaattcagcaaATAATTTGTcaagtttaattaaagataaatctttggataccttgtaagcatctaccatggatgcccacaaggtatttctGGGAAAGACATTTAGAGTGTACCTTAGGACGttgcggttctccactttctatttgattgcgtggagtccgttgagcaaATCTTGTATACGGGGATGAagctggctagccgtctcaccttcttgcattttaatgttatataatttgttaaaaatgatatccctcttacttaccttcgtgtctgatgtaccctcgtctagctcgatcagtttttgccacaactcttttgcacttgagaaggggcTGACTtgatttagctcctcctttgtaagGCCGCATTGAAGGATACACGTTGCTTTTGTGTTGGCTTCTATCTTCTTTATTATGCTAGGTTCCCAGTTTTCGTATGATACGGGTTTTCCTGTACCGTCAAGTGGGAGCGAGATGTCGGTCTTGATGATCATCTATACCTCAAACTGagtttggaggtaggactccattcggcccttctagTAGCCGAAGTCTTTCCCGGAGAAGAGTGGTGGTCGGgttgtgctatagccttcttgatgggtcatttgaGAAATAAATCTCGcacacagaaaaataaataacaaagaTTCCAAAactaggtcttggatttagtagtgtgggttaaaagaaaacaaacacacgaacttgagtggtgttgtaccaacttcaAGAAAAATTTGATTACGAAAAAAAACTAGATCAGAAGGCGGCAATAATACCGATTCTGATCGACTCTAAAAAACTAGAAATCACCACGAAAaatatgcttgattggtggttgcaccaaatcgaaacaatcccgctctgataccaattgttgaatcgaaaagcgcaagaggggggtgaatagcgctcgtggctttcacttttcaatttaaaacttatcgaataacgcagcggaataataaaaaaacaatgcACAGAAGAACACCAGCaaacacagggatttacttggttcagagcttgtggCGACTCATATTCCAAGTCCCactctcgttgagcgtttactttgggcaacaactataatcacgcaaaaggttacaagagattattacaaaATTGTACTggaaaagttataccgacaacaaggaatTTAAACTTCATAGCTTCAGGTCGTCAGGGTCTTGTTGTAGCTTAGCCGGATCGTTTCGTTAGCAGTGCGCTGAAAAAGGATTGCCAAAACTGTGTACTTCTTTGCTGTTGGTCGAGACTGCCATATAAAGGtcgttgagggcaccttcaagcctcttgagggtgcctccattaCCAGCGGATTCACAGCGTGGATGAGCTTTGATTCCTTTGTAGCCTATCCACCTGAGGGTGCCTTCGATGcccttaaaggcgcctccaaggccgtCCAAAGCGCCTCAGTACTCCATAAGGGTGCATCCAGCTTTGCTGCACGCACTCCCCAGCTCTtgcactgaaggcgcctccaagctccatggagggcgcctcgggtactgttcatccgaggtaaatcacgttattttgtccctgcaagatatgtgagtctcaaaataccaagcataccttgcaacacaaagttagcacataataataacataaatatgAATATCTGACAgccatcggactgtccggttctgacttcggatttctgattAGAAATCCTAAGTCGaactgacgtctactgttccctcttccagggaacgcgtccttacctactcctctcaggagaagttaccttttgccagttcgatcctccagaccaactggacttttgctcagcgtctgatgcttctggtcttcatgttgggcatccgctccatgacccgtccagtcttccacctggttcgtgacaccggAATttcaacctaaggttaccaccccctaggattttgtcagaagctctcgacccgccaagactttccgcctaggcttaccaccccctaggacctagggttaccaccccctagggttttccctttgcctaaccgtagttaggacttttcttctagggctaccaccccttaggacctagggttactatcccctagggttttccacctgcctaaccataaCTAGGATttttgtctaagtacacttagggcttttctacaaactcattcaaggttggttgctactcggaatatcgtactggttcccctgtacaaaaattgtatacaagtcccgaacctttcctaacaacctattgtgttctttagaaattaaatttggaattgcaaacagaacttaacattattgattccaaattcaacttatctgttcttagaggtttagacttggatcgcaaacgatgcttaacattatcgatccaaatccacccatgttacaaagttgattaaatatttatttcaaagatcgacttccaggttaaacatggcgagacactaggtcttcttgggtatgggatcatccaccacttcctagacaaatcctttcaaagaaacttaatatttaatctccttacagtaaccctaggtttaaccaccaagaataatcgaatcacaagatcaaaaaa from Zingiber officinale cultivar Zhangliang chromosome 4A, Zo_v1.1, whole genome shotgun sequence includes the following:
- the LOC121973197 gene encoding probable acetyltransferase NATA1-like, which translates into the protein MSSAADASPENLKHAVWAQIRIADNRDVPNVCRLIRQMAEFERLTHLFSATEASLSATLFPSPAPPPFRSFTVLILELSPTPFPTSDADAGFSPIVRQLHPDAPAEDAEAGEFASPRGGGAVVVGFVLCFPNYSSFLAKPGLYVEDIFVRAAWRRRGLGRMMLAAVARQAALLGMGRVEWCVLDWNVNAIKFYEEMGAEVLPMWRICRLAGPALQAYRLQLHDKEGEAVAKEE